A stretch of Litoribacterium kuwaitense DNA encodes these proteins:
- a CDS encoding class I SAM-dependent methyltransferase — MFSYYGKLSTELYELTKPVGHSVRGDIEYYTERLAGTKGKVLEAGVGSGRFLVPLLEKGFDVDGIDYSPEMLAACRKNCEDRGMSPSVYEGDLTQFSLPSTYEAIIIPTGSFALIESLEGAKKALQCFYDHLTPGGRVIIDLEIPGHFRQGTISKATFPSSDDEGILLEDTHVEINWVEQYTLSHLKYEKWRKGELIASELQKFVLRWYGIEEFTLLLEKIGFSQITCSAEYSYGKQPTKETEWVTFEAVR, encoded by the coding sequence ATGTTTAGCTATTATGGAAAATTAAGTACGGAGCTCTATGAATTAACAAAGCCGGTCGGCCATTCGGTTCGTGGTGATATTGAATACTACACGGAGCGGCTCGCGGGAACAAAGGGAAAAGTCCTTGAGGCGGGCGTTGGGTCAGGACGCTTTCTCGTTCCTCTGCTTGAAAAAGGCTTTGATGTTGATGGGATCGACTATTCCCCGGAGATGCTGGCGGCTTGCCGAAAAAATTGTGAAGATAGAGGAATGTCGCCAAGTGTCTATGAAGGTGATTTGACGCAGTTTTCGTTACCTTCGACGTACGAAGCCATTATCATTCCGACAGGGTCGTTTGCCTTAATCGAATCACTAGAGGGTGCGAAGAAGGCTTTGCAATGCTTTTATGACCACCTTACGCCTGGCGGTCGTGTCATCATTGACCTTGAAATTCCAGGTCATTTTCGTCAAGGCACGATTTCAAAGGCAACCTTTCCATCGTCTGATGATGAAGGGATTCTCCTTGAAGACACGCATGTGGAAATCAATTGGGTGGAGCAATATACATTGTCGCACTTAAAATATGAAAAATGGCGCAAAGGTGAATTAATCGCTTCTGAACTGCAAAAGTTTGTGCTGCGGTGGTATGGCATTGAGGAATTCACGCTTTTACTAGAGAAGATCGGCTTCTCACAAATCACCTGTTCTGCAGAGTACAGCTATGGAAAACAACCGACCAAAGAGACGGAATGGGTGACGTTTGAGGCAGTTAGGTAA